The Streptomyces kanamyceticus genome window below encodes:
- a CDS encoding mycoredoxin codes for MPGTVTMYSTTWCGYCRRLKGQMDREGIAYEEVNIEHDPDSAAFVEKANGGNQTVPTVLFPDGSTLTNPSLAQVKQKLA; via the coding sequence ATGCCGGGCACCGTGACGATGTACAGCACCACGTGGTGCGGCTACTGCCGCCGCCTCAAGGGCCAGATGGACCGTGAGGGCATCGCGTACGAGGAGGTCAACATCGAGCACGACCCGGATTCCGCGGCCTTCGTCGAGAAGGCGAACGGCGGAAACCAGACGGTTCCCACCGTCCTCTTCCCGGACGGCTCCACGCTCACGAACCCCTCGCTCGCGCAGGTCAAGCAGAAGCTGGCCTGA
- the nudC gene encoding NAD(+) diphosphatase, which translates to MTTWTDRTADRPVSLTAQSGIDRAAHHRMDEAWLAAAWSHPTTRVFVVSGGQVLIDETPEGATELVMTPAFEAPLTEEHRYFLGTGDDGVSYFALQKDTLPGRMDQSARPAGLREAGLLLSPRDAGLMVHAVALENWQRLHRFCSRCGERTIIAAAGHIRRCQACGAEHYPRTDPAVIMAVRDAEDRILLGRQVHWPEGRFSTLAGFVEPGESIEQSVRREVFEEAGVTVGDVEYVASQPWPFPSSLMLGFMADATSSEIQVDGEEIQEARWFSREDLRAAFESGEVLPPYGISIAARLIELWYGKPLPKPGTVG; encoded by the coding sequence GTGACCACCTGGACCGACCGCACCGCAGACCGGCCCGTCTCGCTCACCGCGCAGAGCGGCATCGACCGCGCGGCCCACCACCGCATGGACGAGGCCTGGCTCGCCGCAGCCTGGAGCCACCCGACGACCCGGGTCTTCGTGGTCTCCGGTGGTCAGGTGCTCATCGACGAGACACCGGAGGGCGCCACGGAACTGGTGATGACGCCCGCCTTCGAAGCGCCCCTCACCGAGGAGCACCGCTACTTCCTGGGCACGGGCGACGACGGCGTCAGCTACTTCGCGCTCCAGAAGGACACCCTGCCGGGCCGCATGGACCAGTCCGCGCGCCCCGCGGGGCTGCGCGAGGCGGGGCTGCTGCTCTCGCCGCGCGACGCGGGCCTGATGGTGCACGCCGTCGCCCTGGAGAACTGGCAGCGCCTGCACCGCTTCTGCTCCCGCTGCGGCGAGCGCACGATCATCGCCGCCGCGGGGCACATCCGCCGCTGCCAGGCGTGCGGCGCCGAGCACTACCCGCGCACGGACCCCGCGGTGATCATGGCGGTCAGGGACGCCGAGGACCGCATCCTCCTGGGCCGCCAGGTGCACTGGCCCGAGGGCCGCTTCTCCACCCTCGCGGGCTTCGTCGAGCCGGGCGAGTCCATCGAGCAGTCGGTGCGCCGGGAGGTCTTCGAGGAGGCGGGCGTCACGGTCGGCGACGTCGAGTACGTCGCCAGCCAGCCCTGGCCCTTCCCCTCCAGCCTGATGCTGGGCTTCATGGCCGACGCGACCTCATCGGAGATCCAGGTCGACGGCGAGGAGATCCAGGAAGCCCGCTGGTTCTCCCGGGAAGACCTGCGGGCCGCATTCGAGTCCGGGGAGGTCCTGCCTCCCTACGGAATCTCGATTGCGGCCCGTCTGATCGAGCTCTGGTACGGCAAGCCCCTGCCGAAGCCGGGGACCGTGGGCTGA
- a CDS encoding dipeptidase → MSETPDSAVRTYIENNRAAFLDDLAEWLRIPSVSAQPDHAQDVRRSADWLAAKLKETGFPTVEVWQTPGAPAVFAEWPSDDPRAPTVLVYGHHDVQPAAREDGWDTDPFEPVVEGNRLYARGAADDKGQVFFHTLGVRAHLAATGRTAPAVHLKLLIEGEEESGSPHFRALIEEHRERIAADAVIVSDTGMWSEDTPTVCTGMRGLADCEIELRGPDQDIHSGSFGGAVPNPATEAARLVAALHDEHARVAIPGFYEGITELTDRERELFAELPFDEERWLRTAKSHATHGEAGHTTLERIWARPTAEVNGIGGGYQGAGGKTIVPSSAFLKLSFRLVAGQDPDRVEEAVRTWVADRLPPGIRHTITFGSATRPCLTPLDHPALQSVVRAMGRAFEQQIRFTREGGSGPAADLQDVLGAPVLFLGISVPSDGWHAPNEKVELDLLLKGVETTAYLWGDLAENWRDAH, encoded by the coding sequence ATGAGCGAGACACCGGACAGCGCCGTCCGTACGTACATCGAGAACAACCGTGCCGCCTTCCTCGACGACCTCGCCGAGTGGCTGCGCATACCGTCCGTGTCGGCCCAGCCCGACCACGCACAGGACGTGCGCCGCAGTGCCGACTGGCTCGCCGCCAAGCTCAAGGAGACCGGCTTCCCGACCGTCGAGGTCTGGCAGACGCCGGGCGCGCCCGCCGTGTTCGCCGAGTGGCCTTCGGACGACCCGCGGGCCCCCACCGTCCTCGTCTACGGCCACCACGACGTGCAGCCCGCCGCCCGCGAGGACGGCTGGGACACCGACCCGTTCGAGCCGGTCGTCGAGGGAAACCGGCTGTACGCGCGCGGGGCCGCCGACGACAAGGGCCAGGTCTTCTTCCACACCCTCGGTGTCCGCGCCCATCTCGCGGCCACCGGCCGCACCGCGCCCGCCGTCCACCTGAAGCTGCTCATCGAGGGCGAGGAGGAGTCGGGCTCCCCGCACTTCCGCGCGCTCATCGAGGAGCACCGCGAGCGCATCGCCGCCGACGCGGTGATCGTCTCGGACACCGGCATGTGGTCGGAGGACACCCCCACCGTCTGCACCGGAATGCGGGGCCTGGCCGACTGCGAGATCGAGCTGCGCGGACCCGACCAGGACATCCACTCCGGCTCCTTCGGCGGCGCGGTCCCGAACCCCGCCACCGAGGCCGCCCGCCTCGTCGCCGCCCTCCACGACGAGCACGCGCGCGTGGCGATCCCCGGCTTCTACGAAGGCATCACGGAACTCACGGACCGCGAGCGCGAACTCTTCGCCGAGCTGCCCTTCGACGAGGAGCGCTGGCTGCGTACGGCCAAGTCGCACGCGACCCACGGCGAGGCGGGGCACACCACCCTGGAGCGCATCTGGGCCCGCCCCACCGCCGAGGTCAACGGCATCGGCGGCGGCTACCAGGGAGCGGGCGGCAAGACGATCGTCCCGTCGTCCGCGTTCCTCAAGCTGTCCTTCCGGCTTGTCGCGGGCCAGGACCCGGACCGCGTCGAGGAGGCCGTGCGCACCTGGGTCGCCGACCGGCTGCCCCCGGGCATCCGGCACACGATCACCTTCGGCTCCGCCACGCGCCCGTGCCTGACCCCGCTTGACCACCCGGCGCTGCAGTCCGTCGTCCGCGCGATGGGACGCGCCTTCGAGCAGCAGATCCGCTTCACGCGCGAGGGCGGCTCGGGGCCTGCCGCCGACCTCCAGGACGTCCTCGGCGCGCCCGTGCTGTTCCTCGGCATCTCCGTCCCCTCCGACGGCTGGCACGCGCCGAACGAGAAGGTCGAGCTCGACCTGCTCCTCAAGGGCGTGGAGACGACCGCCTACCTGTGGGGCGACCTCGCGGAGAACTGGCGCGATGCACACTGA
- a CDS encoding UvrD-helicase domain-containing protein produces MPPRITDPEQLKELLGIPFTPEQTACITAPPAPQVIVAGAGSGKTTVMAARVVWLVGTGQVAPEQVLGLTFTNKAAGELAERVRQALVKAGVTDPDAVDPDNAPGEPVISTYHAFAGRLLTDHGLRIGLEPTSRLLADATRFQLAARVLREAPGPYPALTRSFPDLVSDLLALDSELAEHLVRPERLRAYDTELLRALADAKLSNAELRKVPETAAARLELAELVGHYRAAKRSRDLLDFGDQIALSATLARTRGEVGEILRDEFRVVLLDEYQDTSVAQRILLSGLFGGGTGHPVTAVGDPCQAIYGWRGASVANLDDFPEHFAYADGRPATRHALSENRRSGGRLLNLANGLAEPLRAMHAGVEALRPAPGAKRDGVVRCALLRTHAEEIDWLADSIAHLVRTGTAPGEIAVLCRTATDFGEIQGALVARDIPVEVVGLSGLLHLPEVADLVAVCEVLQDPGANASLVRLLTGPRWRVGARDLALLGRRARLLVRHGHAAPDDPDRRLAEAVEGVDPAEVISLADALDTFLETPLAADDPSGGDDGLPFSADARVRFARLAAELRELRRSLSDPLMDVLHRVLAVTGLEVELSASPHALAARRRETLSNFLDVAASFAANDQGASLLAFLGFLRTAAQYEKGLDNALPGGENTVKVLTAHKSKGLEWDVVAVPGLVNGTFPSAQGREKWTAQAKVVPHELRGDAATLPDVDAWDAKGMKAFHESMKDHQRTEELRLGYVTFTRPRSLLLGSGHWWGPSQKKPRGPSDFLQALHDHCAAGHGEIEVWADEPAQDEENPALREETADRAWPLPLDDASLARRRAAARTVLDHLDRLTGESAPEHARSHEEAHPSAHDDVPPADDPEWPPPPPEDEEGAADADAADWDSLAKERPAVPHPADAPGTETARPGAPAGGGHARVPLPAPAPDARPHPAERVPDTRTAPDAPRARLTPEEARTLASWDRDLDALTGELLRAREAVRDVPVPPSLTASELMRLAADPEGFAQDLARPMPRPPQPAARRGTRFHAWIESRFESLTLPMLAPEDLPGGGPDEAEIADERDLEALKDSFERTEYAHRTPYRVEVPFQFVIAGRVVRGRIDAVYKDGDGADTTYEIVDWKTSRTHSADPLQLAVYRLAWAEQQGVPPESVKAAFLYVRSGETARPRHLPGRAELERLLLEEPATDPDAEPPEEPAPDGG; encoded by the coding sequence GTGCCACCTCGTATCACCGACCCCGAGCAGCTCAAAGAGCTCCTCGGCATCCCGTTCACCCCGGAGCAGACGGCCTGCATCACCGCGCCGCCCGCCCCGCAGGTGATCGTTGCCGGAGCGGGGTCGGGCAAGACGACGGTGATGGCGGCCCGCGTGGTCTGGCTGGTCGGCACCGGACAGGTCGCCCCCGAGCAGGTGCTCGGCCTGACGTTCACGAACAAGGCGGCGGGCGAGCTCGCCGAGCGGGTGCGCCAGGCACTCGTCAAGGCGGGCGTCACCGACCCCGACGCGGTCGACCCGGACAACGCTCCCGGCGAGCCCGTCATCTCCACGTACCACGCCTTCGCGGGCCGCCTCCTGACCGACCACGGCCTGCGCATCGGCCTGGAGCCGACCTCCCGCCTGCTCGCCGACGCCACCCGCTTCCAGCTCGCCGCGCGCGTGCTGCGCGAGGCGCCAGGACCCTATCCGGCGCTGACCCGGTCCTTCCCCGACCTCGTCAGCGACCTCCTCGCCCTCGACAGCGAGCTCGCCGAACACCTCGTGCGGCCCGAGCGCCTTCGCGCGTACGACACCGAGCTGCTGCGCGCCCTGGCGGACGCCAAGCTCAGCAACGCCGAGCTGCGCAAGGTCCCGGAGACGGCGGCCGCCCGCCTCGAACTGGCCGAGCTCGTGGGCCACTACCGCGCGGCCAAGCGCTCCAGGGACCTCCTCGACTTCGGCGACCAGATCGCCCTGTCCGCGACGCTCGCCCGCACCCGCGGGGAGGTTGGCGAGATCCTCCGCGACGAGTTCCGCGTCGTCCTCCTCGACGAGTACCAGGACACCTCGGTCGCCCAGCGCATCCTCCTGTCCGGCCTGTTCGGCGGCGGCACGGGCCATCCGGTGACCGCGGTCGGCGACCCCTGCCAGGCGATCTACGGATGGCGCGGCGCCTCGGTGGCGAACCTGGACGACTTCCCCGAGCACTTCGCGTACGCCGACGGGCGCCCCGCCACCCGCCACGCGCTCAGCGAGAACCGCCGCAGCGGCGGCCGCCTCCTGAACCTCGCCAACGGCCTCGCGGAGCCGCTGCGCGCCATGCACGCGGGCGTGGAGGCCCTGCGGCCCGCGCCCGGCGCCAAGCGCGACGGCGTGGTGCGCTGCGCCCTGCTGCGCACGCACGCCGAGGAGATCGACTGGCTCGCCGACTCGATCGCCCACCTGGTGCGCACCGGCACGGCACCCGGCGAGATCGCGGTCCTGTGCCGCACGGCGACGGACTTCGGCGAGATCCAGGGCGCCCTCGTCGCCCGCGACATCCCCGTGGAGGTCGTCGGCCTCTCCGGACTCCTGCACCTCCCCGAGGTCGCCGACCTCGTCGCCGTCTGCGAGGTCCTCCAGGACCCGGGGGCCAATGCCTCCCTGGTGCGGCTCCTGACCGGCCCCCGCTGGCGCGTCGGCGCCCGCGACCTCGCCCTCCTGGGGCGCCGCGCCCGCCTCCTCGTACGGCACGGGCACGCCGCCCCCGACGATCCCGACCGGCGCCTCGCCGAGGCCGTCGAGGGGGTCGACCCGGCCGAGGTCATATCGCTCGCGGACGCCCTTGACACCTTCCTGGAGACACCGCTCGCCGCGGACGACCCCTCCGGAGGGGACGACGGGCTGCCGTTCTCGGCGGACGCGCGGGTGCGCTTCGCCCGGCTCGCCGCCGAGCTGCGCGAGCTGCGCCGCTCTCTTTCCGACCCCCTGATGGACGTGCTGCACCGCGTGCTCGCCGTGACTGGCCTCGAAGTGGAGCTCTCCGCCTCCCCGCACGCCCTCGCCGCCCGCCGCCGCGAGACGCTCTCCAACTTCCTCGACGTCGCCGCGTCCTTCGCCGCCAACGACCAGGGCGCCTCGCTGCTCGCCTTCCTCGGCTTCCTGCGCACCGCCGCCCAGTACGAGAAGGGCCTGGACAACGCCCTGCCGGGCGGCGAGAACACGGTCAAGGTGCTCACCGCCCACAAGTCCAAGGGCCTGGAGTGGGACGTCGTCGCGGTCCCCGGTCTGGTCAACGGCACCTTCCCGAGCGCACAGGGCCGCGAGAAGTGGACCGCCCAGGCCAAGGTCGTGCCGCACGAGCTGCGCGGTGACGCGGCCACGCTGCCCGACGTCGACGCGTGGGACGCCAAGGGCATGAAGGCGTTCCACGAGTCGATGAAGGACCACCAGCGCACCGAGGAACTCCGCCTCGGCTACGTGACGTTCACCCGCCCCCGCTCGCTGCTCCTCGGCTCGGGCCACTGGTGGGGCCCCTCCCAGAAGAAGCCGCGCGGCCCCTCGGACTTCCTCCAGGCCCTGCACGACCACTGCGCGGCGGGCCACGGCGAGATCGAGGTCTGGGCGGACGAACCGGCGCAGGACGAGGAGAACCCGGCGCTGCGGGAGGAGACGGCCGACCGCGCCTGGCCGCTCCCGCTGGACGACGCCTCCCTGGCCCGCCGCCGTGCCGCCGCGCGGACGGTCCTCGACCACCTGGACCGCCTGACGGGGGAGAGCGCGCCCGAGCACGCCCGCTCCCACGAGGAGGCCCACCCGTCGGCGCACGACGACGTGCCCCCGGCCGACGACCCCGAGTGGCCGCCGCCCCCTCCGGAGGACGAGGAGGGCGCCGCCGACGCCGACGCGGCGGACTGGGACTCCCTGGCGAAGGAGCGCCCGGCCGTCCCGCACCCCGCGGACGCCCCCGGCACCGAGACCGCCCGCCCCGGCGCCCCCGCCGGCGGCGGCCACGCCCGCGTGCCGCTGCCCGCACCCGCGCCCGACGCCCGCCCGCACCCCGCGGAGCGCGTCCCGGACACCCGCACCGCGCCGGACGCGCCCCGCGCCCGCCTCACCCCGGAGGAGGCCCGCACCCTCGCCTCCTGGGACCGCGACCTGGACGCGCTGACCGGCGAGCTGCTGCGCGCCCGCGAGGCCGTCAGGGACGTGCCCGTGCCGCCCTCGCTCACCGCGTCCGAGCTGATGCGCCTCGCCGCCGACCCCGAAGGGTTCGCGCAGGACCTGGCCCGCCCCATGCCGCGCCCGCCGCAGCCCGCCGCCCGCCGGGGCACCCGCTTCCACGCCTGGATCGAGTCCCGCTTCGAGAGCCTCACGCTGCCGATGCTCGCCCCGGAGGACCTGCCGGGCGGTGGCCCCGACGAGGCCGAGATCGCCGACGAGCGCGACCTGGAAGCCCTCAAGGATTCCTTCGAGCGCACCGAGTACGCCCACCGCACCCCCTACCGCGTGGAGGTCCCCTTCCAGTTCGTGATCGCGGGCCGCGTCGTCAGGGGCCGCATCGACGCCGTCTACAAGGACGGTGACGGAGCCGACACGACGTACGAGATCGTCGACTGGAAGACCAGCCGCACCCACAGCGCCGACCCCCTGCAGCTCGCCGTCTACCGGCTGGCCTGGGCCGAGCAGCAGGGCGTCCCTCCGGAATCGGTGAAGGCCGCCTTCCTGTACGTGCGCAGCGGAGAGACCGCGCGGCCCCGGCACCTGCCGGGCCGCGCCGAGCTCGAACGCCTGCTGCTCGAAGAACCGGCCACCGACCCGGACGCCGAACCGCCGGAAGAGCCGGCCCCGGATGGCGGATAG